A DNA window from Rhizobium sp. NXC14 contains the following coding sequences:
- a CDS encoding GntR family transcriptional regulator, with protein MARQNTVFKEAYNRYAAALRTDTALPSEPEIAAQLGVSRSTARAILTRLSDEGIIRWNKRQKIVLREPTDRDLFPSEETDSLHDIIERSFMRRILADDAAPGMQINELELAREIGTGTTSVREFLIRFSRFGLIEKRPNSHWTLKGFTREFALELADVREMFELHSAAEFGRLPKDNQAWIDLAAMREEHLAMLADINQRFKDFSVLDERFHLLIHRASKNRFIADFYDAIAIIFHYHYQWNKTAARERNERAIHEHLDYIAALESGDQAAIGKACRVHLRSARQTLLQSLPQTMSDNA; from the coding sequence ATGGCAAGGCAGAACACGGTCTTCAAGGAAGCATACAACAGGTATGCCGCGGCCCTGCGCACGGATACGGCGCTGCCGTCGGAGCCGGAGATCGCCGCCCAGCTCGGCGTCAGCCGTTCCACCGCGCGGGCCATCCTCACCCGCCTCAGCGATGAAGGCATCATCCGCTGGAACAAGCGTCAGAAGATCGTGCTGCGCGAGCCCACCGACCGCGATCTTTTTCCCTCCGAAGAAACGGATTCGCTGCATGACATCATCGAGCGTAGTTTCATGCGGCGCATCCTTGCCGACGATGCCGCGCCCGGAATGCAGATCAACGAATTGGAGCTTGCCCGCGAGATCGGCACCGGCACGACCAGCGTGCGCGAATTCCTGATCCGCTTCTCCCGCTTCGGCCTGATCGAAAAGCGGCCGAACAGTCATTGGACGCTGAAGGGTTTTACCCGCGAATTCGCGCTCGAACTTGCCGATGTCCGCGAAATGTTCGAGCTGCATTCGGCTGCCGAGTTCGGCCGGCTTCCCAAAGACAATCAAGCGTGGATCGATCTTGCCGCCATGCGCGAGGAGCATCTCGCCATGCTTGCCGACATCAACCAGCGTTTCAAGGATTTCTCCGTCCTCGACGAGCGCTTCCACTTGTTGATCCACCGCGCCTCGAAGAACCGCTTCATCGCCGATTTCTACGATGCGATCGCCATCATCTTCCACTATCACTACCAGTGGAACAAGACCGCCGCCCGCGAGCGCAACGAGCGCGCCATCCACGAACATCTGGACTATATCGCCGCATTGGAATCCGGCGATCAGGCAGCGATCGGAAAAGCCTGCCGCGTCCACCTGCGCTCCGCCCGTCAGACCCTGCTGCAATCTCTGCCGCAGACCATGAGCGACAACGCCTGA
- a CDS encoding ABC transporter ATP-binding protein/permease translates to MTDVTLNPKSVDGTEQDGAEKSHQQKAPTVEIAPPDVIEPSPQLTPEEAEQARKRYLLRRFWISARRYWGRGGDRLAWPCSIGLLTMICMNVGFQYGINRWNRGIFDAIERHDAGTVYHLSAVFVPLVLGSVALVTAQVYVRMMIQRRWRSWLTKTVITRWLANGRYYQLNLIGGDHKNPEARISEDLRIATEAPVDFIAGVISAFLSASTFIVVLWTIGGALTLPLAGSTITIPGFLVVTAVLYAVITSTVIAVIGRHFVQVSEVKNQVEAELRYTLTRVRENGESIALLGGEEEERSDLDKTFSNVLRQWALLARQHMRTTFVSHGSMLIAPVVPLLLCAPKFLAGGMTLGEVMQAASAFAIVQTAFGWLVDNYPRLADWNACARRVASLMMSLDGLERAEQSDALGRIKHGETEGNAILNLNDLSVTLDDGTAVVKETQVEIAPGERVLVAGESGSGKSTLVRAISGLWPWGHGSVDFHGDRRLFMLPQRPYIPSGTLRRAVAYPRAADSWTPEEIKTALAKVGLDYLSEKLEEDAPWDQTLSGGEKQRLAFARLLLHTPDIIVLDEATSALDEKSQDRMMEMVIDELPAATIISVAHRAELETFHSRKITLERREGGAKLVSDIDLAQRKGRRNLILRVLDNRR, encoded by the coding sequence ATGACCGACGTTACACTCAACCCGAAATCGGTCGACGGCACCGAGCAGGACGGTGCCGAGAAGTCGCACCAGCAGAAGGCACCGACTGTCGAGATCGCGCCGCCGGATGTCATCGAACCCAGTCCGCAGCTCACGCCCGAGGAGGCAGAGCAGGCGCGCAAGCGATATTTGCTCAGGCGTTTCTGGATCAGCGCCCGCCGTTACTGGGGCCGCGGTGGCGACAGGCTCGCCTGGCCATGCTCGATCGGTCTGTTGACGATGATCTGCATGAATGTCGGCTTCCAATATGGGATCAACCGCTGGAACCGCGGGATCTTCGACGCGATAGAGCGGCACGACGCCGGCACCGTCTATCATCTCAGCGCCGTCTTCGTGCCGCTCGTGCTCGGAAGCGTCGCTCTCGTGACCGCACAAGTCTATGTTCGCATGATGATCCAGCGCCGCTGGCGCTCCTGGCTGACGAAGACGGTGATCACGCGCTGGCTGGCCAACGGTCGTTATTATCAGCTGAACCTCATCGGCGGCGACCACAAGAATCCTGAGGCGCGCATCTCGGAGGATTTGCGGATTGCCACCGAAGCGCCGGTCGATTTCATCGCCGGCGTCATATCAGCCTTTCTATCGGCCTCGACCTTCATCGTCGTGCTGTGGACGATCGGTGGAGCGCTCACGCTGCCCCTCGCCGGGTCGACCATCACCATCCCCGGTTTTCTCGTCGTCACTGCGGTTCTCTATGCCGTGATCACCTCAACCGTGATTGCGGTCATCGGCCGCCATTTCGTCCAGGTCTCGGAGGTCAAGAACCAGGTGGAGGCCGAGCTTCGATACACCTTGACCCGTGTGCGCGAAAACGGCGAGAGCATCGCCCTGCTCGGTGGCGAGGAAGAGGAGCGTAGCGACCTAGACAAGACATTTTCCAATGTGCTCAGGCAATGGGCGCTGCTTGCGCGCCAGCACATGCGCACGACCTTCGTCTCGCACGGATCGATGCTGATTGCGCCTGTTGTCCCGCTCCTGCTCTGCGCGCCGAAATTTCTCGCAGGCGGCATGACGCTTGGCGAGGTCATGCAGGCTGCCTCCGCCTTCGCCATCGTTCAGACGGCCTTCGGTTGGCTGGTCGACAACTACCCGCGTCTCGCCGACTGGAACGCCTGTGCGCGACGCGTCGCCTCGCTGATGATGTCGCTCGACGGCCTTGAGCGGGCCGAACAAAGCGATGCCTTGGGACGCATCAAGCACGGTGAAACAGAGGGCAATGCAATCCTGAATTTAAACGATCTCTCGGTGACTCTCGACGACGGTACCGCGGTGGTCAAGGAAACCCAGGTGGAGATCGCACCAGGCGAGCGGGTGCTCGTGGCCGGCGAATCGGGCTCCGGCAAAAGCACGCTGGTGCGCGCCATCTCCGGTCTTTGGCCCTGGGGTCACGGCAGCGTCGATTTCCACGGCGACCGACGCTTGTTCATGTTGCCGCAGCGGCCCTATATCCCGTCCGGAACGCTTCGCCGCGCGGTGGCCTATCCCCGCGCCGCCGACAGCTGGACACCGGAGGAAATCAAGACCGCCCTTGCCAAAGTGGGCCTGGATTATCTGAGCGAAAAGCTCGAGGAAGACGCGCCATGGGATCAGACCCTGTCGGGCGGCGAAAAGCAACGGCTCGCCTTCGCGCGGCTGCTGCTGCACACCCCCGATATCATCGTTCTCGACGAAGCGACCTCGGCACTCGACGAGAAGAGCCAGGACAGGATGATGGAGATGGTGATCGACGAACTGCCGGCGGCGACGATCATCAGCGTGGCACATCGGGCCGAACTTGAAACCTTCCACAGCCGCAAGATCACCTTGGAGCGGCGCGAGGGCGGCGCCAAGCTCGTCAGCGATATCGATCTCGCCCAGCGCAAGGGAAGACGAAACTTGATCCTGCGCGTTTTGGACAACCGCCGATAA